The Synchiropus splendidus isolate RoL2022-P1 chromosome 1, RoL_Sspl_1.0, whole genome shotgun sequence genome includes a window with the following:
- the LOC128752284 gene encoding gastrula zinc finger protein XlCGF17.1-like → METERAEPAGDSDAPLHPAHQMCSESDTDDSEDWRETSNTRSDSISVENPNVDVNEEPDDADHKLLIYSTCGKKCTLKAKWTDCSGPPTCLLCGNHFETRRKLLSHMKIHAGEKPFICSQCGKCCSHRNQLKNHMRVHTGEKPFNCSKCGKGFTLNCSLKKHMRTHTGEKPFFCSQCGVCYSESSRLVRHMRVHTGEKPFFCSQCGKCFSESHRLKYHMRAHTGEKPFICSQCGRCYAQSNGLQYHMRVHTGEKPFICSQCGKDFILNSSLKRHMRTHTGEKPYICSQCGKCFSESTKLKKHIPVHTGEKPFICSQCGKCYSEINRLKYHMRVHTSENLSSAPSVEKAFQVAST, encoded by the exons ATGGAGACCGAgagagcag AACCAGCTGGCGACTCGGATGCACCTCTCCACCCTGCCCACCAGATGTGTTCCgagtctgacactgatgacagtgaggactggagagagacCAGTAACACTCGGTCAGATTCCATCTCTGTTGAGAATCCAAATGTTGATGTCAATGAGGAGCCAGATGATGCTGATCACAAATTACTGATCTACTCGACATGCGGGAAGAAATGCACCTTGAAAGCTAAATGGACAGATTGCAGTGGACCTCCGACTTGTTTGCTTTGTGGGAACCATTTTGAAACGAGAAGGAAACTGTTGAGCCACATGAAAATTCAcgctggtgaaaaacctttcatctgctctcagtgtggtaaatgttgtTCACACCGCAACCAACTAAAgaatcacatgagagttcacactggtgaaaaacctttcaactgCTCCAAATGTGGAAAAGGTTTTACACTTAACTGCAGCCTAAAGAAACACATGAgaactcacactggtgaaaaacctttcttctgctcccagtgtggtgtATGTTATTCAGAGAGCAGCAGACTAGTGAGACACATGAGAgtacacactggtgaaaaacctttcttctgctcccaatgtggtaaatgtttttcagagagCCACAGACTTAAGTATCACATGAgagctcacactggtgaaaaaccttttatctgctcccagtgtggtagATGTTATGCACAGAGCAACGGACTACAgtatcacatgagagttcacactggtgaaaaacctttcatctgctcccagtgtggaaaagaTTTTATACTCAACAGTAGTCTAAAGAGACACATGAgaactcacactggtgaaaaaccatatatctgctcccagtgtggtaaatgcttTTCAGAGAGCACCAAACTAAAGAAACACATCccagttcacactggtgaaaaacctttcatctgctcccagtgtggtaaatgttattCAGAGATCAACAGACTAAAgtatcacatgagagttcacactagtgaaaacctttcatctgctcccagtgtggaaaaggcTTTTCAGGTAGCCTCAACTTAG